From Raphanus sativus cultivar WK10039 unplaced genomic scaffold, ASM80110v3 Scaffold2628, whole genome shotgun sequence:
TATATATCACCAATGAAGATACAAGACCTTGGTGGTGTGCAGCAGTTTTATATGTAAGTGATGAAGCAGCTATAAGGATACTACTCAATTCAAGTGGTTCTTTCTTAAGTTCAGATTTAAGATTTTATCATGAGAGTGATGTTGCTGTTACAAAAAAGTGTTGCTACAACTTGGAAATTTCAATGTCGTATTATTAAGACATTGTCTTGCTGCAGACACCATTAACTCACTTAACCTAGTTTTGGAACCCAGTGAAGCTATTTTGGCAGTGGTTATGTTTCAAGTTGcagaaaaatgaattttttcaCCATCATTTTACTTGGCTCATGCTTGTTTTCAAGGAAGGGAATATACAAAGAGAATACTGATTTGGCTGTTTCAACAACAAGTGAATCTGATCTTCTCAAGAAAGTTCAAGTTTGAGAGAAGGGTGAGTAAACAATACATAGAAGTTAGTAGAAAGATGGATTGCCAGAGGCTCCATCCCAGTCACGTTATATGAATTCTTTGAAGAATGGATTAGCTTCCATGTCTGTGTTTCCACCATCTTGTTCAGATTCGAGGACATTCGTCATGAGAACACTTGGCTACAGATTGCTAAGCTTACATCAGTATATGGATACTGACGTGGAGATGGAAGAGTGAAGGAGAGCTTGGGGACGACAAGGAAGGTTTGCTGTTTGTGAAAGGGAAGGGGAAGGGGAAGAGAGTACAATTGTTTCAACGAAGATTGATAAAGTTCAGGGATATGATAAGTGGGCTAAGGAGGCACGTAATTTGATTTGCCAATCAAAATAGTCAACAAAGATTGAGATTGTTCTTCTTCATGCTTTAGTAGTGACAAGTGTAGCAAAGAGAATAGGTTTTGTAAAGACTTGAGTAATACAATGGTAAGTTCACTGCTCAGCTTCTATAGTTTGGAACTTTTTGTAACTCAACATgcgagacagagagagagatcaatGATTTACAGAAATATGAGAAACTTTTGCAACTGAAGGATGTGATCTGTCCAAACAGAATAACCAGAAGAAATAGACAAACACGACAGTGAAAAGTGTAAAAAGTCATCCAATTGATTACAGAAAGATTTCAttaaagaaagaatcttatgaTTTTGGACTACAAATATTGAACTAGAGAATAATACAAATTTTTATCATTACTGAAGTTGAACCTGTTTGAGTTGCATCAGTTTTCTCTTATCtgagaaaaagaaggaaactGATGCAAGATCAAACAGGACTCTTCTCAAATTACATACGAACTAAACATCAGTACTTACTACCTAGTAAATCATCACATGAGTAGAGAAGCCACAAGCTCAGCATCAAGGGTGGCCAAACCTTCAAAAATTGTATCCAATTCAACATTAGCCAAATCAAGATCAAACAGGTTTTGAGCATTGTTGTTCATGTTGCTGCAAGAGTTTTCAGAAACCGCCTcaatctgatgatgatgatcatcatcatcttcttcttcaaaaccACTGAGGAGTTGCTCAAAGTCCATATCGCTCCACTCTTCAGTATTTTCCTCAGCATGAGTTGCTGATAAAGCAGCAGCGTTCTTGTCGTTGTTATAGTTGAAGAAACTGTCACAAACAGAGATGATCTGATCATCCTCTGAAGTGATTAGGGTTTGAGGTAgtaaatcatcatcatcaacatcgaTTAGGGTTTTACCAGTTCCGTGGTGTTGTTGGAGAACAACATCGTTGCTgtcgtccttcttcttcttaccttTTCTCTGATTAAAACCAAAGGCGTCCTCATCAAGCAACCGATCTGCATCCCTAATCAGTATCTCCATGGACTCCATCGCTTGCATGATTTCTTCAAGGCTCTTACTCGTCGCAAGCTTCTCCTTCTCCCACCAATTACTAAGCCCTAGCTCCTTCCGAGCCATGCATATTCCTATGTCCTCCCTCATCTTTTTGCTTTCTTCAGGGACACGAACTGGTCTTTGACCGGAGAGATACGCAGAGACCAGCGAATCGACGGAAGAGTGACCGAAGGAGAAGAAAGGGACGTTGGAGGTGGAAGAAGAAGGAGTCGCTAAGATCGCGATCTGAGCCTCGCCCATAACACAGAGCTGTGCGGCTTTGCTGTACAGACCTTCTCTGCGTTTACTGAAAGTTACAGCCTTTGAGTTCTTATCCTCAATCTTCTTTAGCACAGCCTTCCTCTTCGTCCCTCCTCTTTTCAccattgtttttcttcttcttcgcaaAGAAAAACGAAACCCTAGTTTTAGAAATTACAGAGGCGAAACTAAACAAATTCGAGTGCGAATGTTTTTTCGCGttggagaaagaaaaaaagataacaaagtGAACACTCTCGATCTCTATCTGGTCGGTTATATAGGTTTTGTGTTGTAATTAATTATCCGCTGATCAGTCATTAAATTTGATTAACTTTGActatttcctttttacaaaCTAATCAGTAATTAAAGTTGgattaacttataatatttccTTGTTTTTTAAGTCACATCAAACCAAGACcggtttgatttcttttttctgAACAACAGACTATTTTGCGAATTTTGACATTGTGTGAATAAAAGACTATTTATCCGGTTAAAATGTCCAATGTGTAACTgattaaagaataaaatatatgttgatgtaattgtttagtttttttttttgagagagTAATTTGTTTAGTTTAAGATTCTTGAAGTTAAAAGAGAATCATTTAGGGTTTTTTCTATatgtttcaatttgttttttcacGTGCTAGATTAAAATATGTGTTTGGAAtttctgagaaaaaaaattatcatttaagGTTTTACACGCACGAGCAGTTTGGGTCTGTGTTACCAAGGAATGTTATATTCCTGTACGAATCAGTGATGCACACCTGTTGAATTCAATATGGAGTCCAACGGTAAAAGAATCAAAGCATATGCCAGGTGGACAAAAGCGttgaattttcttaaaatataaccGTTGAGATCTCATTCA
This genomic window contains:
- the LOC108820354 gene encoding agamous-like MADS-box protein AGL97, with amino-acid sequence MVKRGGTKRKAVLKKIEDKNSKAVTFSKRREGLYSKAAQLCVMGEAQIAILATPSSSTSNVPFFSFGHSSVDSLVSAYLSGQRPVRVPEESKKMREDIGICMARKELGLSNWWEKEKLATSKSLEEIMQAMESMEILIRDADRLLDEDAFGFNQRKGKKKKDDSNDVVLQQHHGTGKTLIDVDDDDLLPQTLITSEDDQIISVCDSFFNYNNDKNAAALSATHAEENTEEWSDMDFEQLLSGFEEEDDDDHHHQIEAVSENSCSNMNNNAQNLFDLDLANVELDTIFEGLATLDAELVASLLM